TTGGGTGATGTGAGCAGGCGACAACGGAAGCCTGCGGTGCTTAAGAGAAAACCGTTATTAAATAAAAAACTATTTTTACACGCCTTGCGCTAAATTAAAATACTTTGCCTCTACCTGTGATTTGCCATATTGCCTCTACTTTATCGCCGCGTATACCTACCAGCTCATCGTGGAGGTTACTCGTCATCCCTTGATGTAGCGGGATAACCGAGAGCTGCTCTCCTACCTTAAATCGGTGTGAACATTCACTAACATTGACATGCCCGTGTTCGACCGACATGCCATAAATCTTCGCGTCAGGATGCTCAATGATATGTCCATAAGGCGTTGGTGGGTAACTGGCGAAAGTCTTCATCCCACCATCAATAATAATCCGCTCAGGTGTTGGCGTGCTGACAACGGTTGTGATAACACGCAACACACACCTTTCGGGCGTTAGCATCTCCGAACTCCCGATGCGGGTCATACCTTCGTAGACATAAGAACCGCTACGGGTTTCCGTACAACCGATCTCTTTTGATGCCGCTTCCGAACCTGTACCACCGCCACTGATAATGTTCACCGGAATCCCGTCGTTTGAGAGCAAGTCAAGCGTCTCTTCTATAAACGGTTTCGCTCGCGCGTTGCTCGGATACGTCATGATACCTTGAAAATCAATGCCTTGCATTTTCATAACCTGTTGCGCGAGACGTTGTGCTGCTTGGGGTGATTGCACACCACAACGTCCACTTCCGGTATCAAGTTCCACGATAACAGGCACAACACAGCCGTCAGCAATTGCTTG
The Candidatus Poribacteria bacterium genome window above contains:
- a CDS encoding alanine racemase, giving the protein MNITELDTPTLVADLDVLERNIDGMAQHCQQLGIPLRVHTKTHKVPEIAKLQIAAGSQGITCQKLGEAEVMVDADVDNILIPYNIVGKPKLERLTALVQRARIIVALDSEETATGISRQAIADGCVVPVIVELDTGSGRCGVQSPQAAQRLAQQVMKMQGIDFQGIMTYPSNARAKPFIEETLDLLSNDGIPVNIISGGGTGSEAASKEIGCTETRSGSYVYEGMTRIGSSEMLTPERCVLRVITTVVSTPTPERIIIDGGMKTFASYPPTPYGHIIEHPDAKIYGMSVEHGHVNVSECSHRFKVGEQLSVIPLHQGMTSNLHDELVGIRGDKVEAIWQITGRGKVF